In Schistosoma mansoni, WGS project CABG00000000 data, supercontig 0041, strain Puerto Rico, whole genome shotgun sequence, a single window of DNA contains:
- a CDS encoding lipoate-protein ligase, putative — protein MGVIIKPILFQAIKPYQVYWPTTYSFNTFSQIFILNSHDIYRNLTFEECLYREGEKYFQSLKEKPSWFTKILLWRNTSSIVIGRFQNPWKEVNLSLIHFNKWKLARRSTGGGTVYHDLGNLNISFIQPRYYMNRQQCMEFLQSVLEPLLIPLNYTIHIGNRYDLWIKENQMNINTEQNMMKISGSSSKFGSNMAYHHCTLLFDANLNNLSEVLKPTFNDSITSNPMVTKIFEGQEDQFIHSIKDFQQGLALSQTWSWIYGHSPSFQLTLENYEPNLSNLTNQFGSIVIDFSRGGIFQSIYFDHSQNGNVDPSLNDFLSEITLHLHGAECRTHSWDFILDQFVFKKFIQLNGENMSDEQCRSSSRVKRPSKDDKYQTKKKEMWNIKGVWNVYHPLLETIYGSIILNKDIENLHDNTGYNYNWK, from the exons ATGGGAGTTATCATTAAACCAATTCTATTCCAAGCTATCAAACCTTATCAAGTCTACTGGCCAACTACTTATTCATTTAATACATTCAGTCAAATATTCATTTTGAACTCCCATGATATCTATCGTAATTTAACTTTTGAAGAATGTTTATATCGTGAAGGTGAAAAATATTTCCAATCTTTGAAAGAGAAACCATCATGGTTTACCAAAATCTTGTTATGGCGTAATACTTCTTCTATTGTAATTGGTCGATTTCAAAATCCATGGAAAGAAGTAAATCTATCATTGATACATTTTAATAAATGGAAATTAGCTAGACGTTCTACTGGTGGTGGTACTGTATATCATGATCTTGGTaatttaaatatatcatttatacAACCTAGATATTATATGAATAGACAGCAATGTATGGAATTTCTTCAATCTGTTTTAGAACCATTATTAATACCATTAAATTATACTATACATATTGGGAATAGATATGATTTATGGATTAAAgaaaatcaaatgaatataaatacaGAGCAA AACATGATGAAAATATCTGGCTCTTCATCGAAATTCGGTTCTAATATGGCttatcatcattgtacattacTTTTTGATgcaaatttaaacaatttatcTGAAGTACTAAAACCAACTTTT AACGATTCAATTACATCTAACCCTATGGTAACCAAAATATTTGAAGGTCAAGAagatcaatttattcattccatcAAAGATTTTCAACAAGGATTAGCATTATCACAAACATGGTCATGGATTTATGGTCATTCACCAAGTTTTCAATTAACATTAGAAAATTATGAACCTAATCTATCTAATCTTACTAATCAATTTGGTTCCATTGTGATAGATTTTAGCCGTGGTGGAATCTTTCAATCTATCTATTTTGATCATTCTCAAAATGGTAATGTAGATCCttcattgaatgattttttATCCGAGATAACTCTGCATCTTCATGGTGCAGAATGTCGAACACATTCATGGGATTTTATCTTGGATCaatttgtatttaaaaaatTCATTCAATTGAATGGTGAAAATATGTCCGATGAACAATG TCGAAGTAGTTCAAGAGTAAAGAGGCCATCAAAGGATGACAAATATCAAacgaagaaaaaagaaatgtgGAATATCAAAGGTGTATGGAATGTTTATCATCCATTACTGGAAACAATATATGGATCAATAATTCTGAATAAAGATATTGAGAACCTTCATGACAACACTGGTTACAACTATAATTGGAAATAG